A genomic segment from Atribacterota bacterium encodes:
- the wtpA gene encoding tungstate ABC transporter substrate-binding protein WtpA, with product MSAKLLRKAVLGTILIFLIPGLILTGFSQEKTTVKIQAAGSLLVPFGAIEKAFEAENPDIDVLVEGHGSIQVIRHVIELPAFSGEPVADIVAVADYSLIPKLMYETMIPESQQPYADWCIQFGTNTLGLAYTPQSKYNDEINTDNWYQILSRPEVKVGISDPRFDSCGYRAFMALKLAEFFYHKDDILHSVIGRFSYPVRVEENEDGCTILIPELLEAERLAIRDSSIKLLFPIQSGDLDYGFEYKSVAEQHGVDFLEFPTEINLGSEKYKEIYSNIKVKLAFKRFASVNPDYDILPIIYGITIPNNAPHPQEAIRLVEFILSPHGQEIMEDKGQVVINPPVVDVLDNLPRSLADTVIDK from the coding sequence ATGTCCGCAAAATTATTAAGAAAAGCTGTCCTTGGCACTATATTGATTTTTTTGATACCTGGTTTAATTTTAACCGGATTTAGTCAGGAGAAAACAACCGTTAAGATTCAGGCAGCGGGAAGCTTATTAGTTCCTTTTGGAGCAATAGAGAAGGCTTTTGAAGCAGAAAATCCTGATATTGATGTCCTGGTTGAAGGGCATGGAAGTATTCAGGTTATCCGGCATGTGATCGAATTACCAGCTTTTTCAGGAGAACCTGTTGCCGATATTGTTGCAGTAGCCGACTATTCATTGATTCCGAAACTGATGTACGAAACAATGATTCCGGAAAGTCAACAACCTTATGCTGATTGGTGTATTCAGTTTGGCACTAATACTCTGGGATTAGCTTACACTCCTCAAAGCAAATACAATGATGAGATAAATACCGATAACTGGTATCAAATTCTTTCCAGACCAGAGGTAAAAGTCGGAATTTCAGATCCACGCTTTGATTCCTGTGGTTATCGGGCGTTTATGGCATTAAAATTAGCAGAATTCTTTTATCATAAGGATGATATATTGCATAGTGTGATTGGAAGATTCTCTTATCCTGTTAGAGTGGAAGAGAATGAGGATGGTTGTACAATACTGATTCCGGAACTGCTGGAGGCAGAAAGGCTGGCTATTAGGGATTCCAGTATCAAATTGCTTTTTCCTATCCAGTCAGGTGACCTTGATTATGGCTTCGAATATAAAAGTGTTGCCGAGCAGCATGGGGTAGATTTTCTGGAATTTCCTACTGAGATCAACCTGGGTTCTGAGAAATACAAGGAAATATATTCGAATATAAAAGTTAAATTGGCCTTTAAAAGATTTGCATCAGTTAATCCGGATTATGATATTCTACCTATTATTTACGGAATAACAATACCCAATAATGCTCCTCATCCCCAAGAGGCAATCAGATTAGTGGAATTTATCCTGAGTCCACATGGTCAGGAGATAATGGAAGACAAAGGACAGGTTGTTATTAATCCACCTGTTGTAGATGTTTTAGACAATCTTCCCCGGTCATTAGCTGATACAGTAATTGATAAATAG
- a CDS encoding iron ABC transporter permease: protein MQKIFSALKLKKNSVLLILIIILPLIGIFFSLFIGRYPLTWPDIMAVFRVAVNPQISQDFPDIYNTVVWKIRLPRAILGAMVGGSLAISGAAFQGLFRNPLVSSGILGVSSGASFGAVLAIILYGQNYMVYFYAFGFALLAVAMSFFIGQIYHSTPTITLVLGGVVVSSIFSALVSFAKFVADPFEKLPSITFWLMGSLATSQYKDILFSIIPISIGVIGLIALRWQINVLSMGDKEAQALGINNILTKIIMVLCASLATAGAISVSGNIGWVGLVMPHIGRMMVGNDNRILIPASFFLGAFFMIVVDNLSRTLIGAEIPLGILTALIGGPFFVYLLKKTKGKGW, encoded by the coding sequence ATGCAAAAAATTTTTTCTGCTTTAAAATTAAAAAAGAATAGTGTACTCCTGATATTGATTATTATTTTACCTTTAATCGGGATTTTTTTCTCACTTTTTATAGGCCGGTATCCATTAACCTGGCCTGATATAATGGCTGTATTTAGAGTAGCTGTTAATCCTCAGATCAGTCAGGACTTTCCGGATATCTACAATACGGTGGTCTGGAAAATAAGGTTGCCCAGGGCTATCCTGGGTGCAATGGTTGGAGGCAGCCTGGCTATCAGCGGGGCTGCCTTTCAGGGATTATTCCGTAATCCATTAGTCAGTTCAGGTATTCTGGGAGTAAGTTCAGGGGCAAGCTTCGGAGCGGTTTTGGCAATAATTTTATATGGCCAGAATTATATGGTCTATTTTTATGCCTTTGGTTTTGCCTTACTGGCAGTCGCTATGAGTTTTTTTATTGGTCAAATTTACCATTCCACTCCAACTATTACCCTGGTGTTAGGCGGTGTGGTCGTATCTTCAATTTTTTCAGCATTGGTTTCTTTTGCCAAATTTGTGGCAGACCCTTTTGAAAAATTACCATCAATAACCTTCTGGCTTATGGGTAGTCTGGCAACATCCCAGTATAAAGATATTCTTTTTTCAATTATTCCTATTTCTATTGGGGTTATTGGTCTTATCGCCCTGCGCTGGCAGATAAATGTCTTGTCAATGGGAGACAAAGAAGCCCAGGCTTTGGGTATCAATAATATTTTGACAAAAATTATTATGGTCTTATGTGCCTCACTTGCAACTGCAGGGGCTATCAGCGTCAGTGGCAATATCGGCTGGGTAGGACTGGTTATGCCGCATATCGGAAGAATGATGGTGGGCAATGACAACCGGATTCTTATTCCAGCCAGCTTTTTCCTGGGAGCCTTCTTTATGATTGTAGTAGACAATTTAAGCCGTACCCTGATTGGAGCCGAGATCCCACTGGGAATTCTTACTGCCTTAATTGGCGGACCTTTCTTTGTTTATCTTTTAAAAAAGACGAAAGGGAAAGGGTGGTAA
- a CDS encoding ABC transporter ATP-binding protein — protein sequence MAILEVKEASFGYGRNIVLENINFQMNAGEVICLIGPNGSGKTTLLDCIMGILPLRRGKVFLQGKSISDLKAKEIARIISYVPQIHKKTFPYTVEEIVLMGRASHIGMFASPGNEDISIAHEAIETVGIKHLQHRPYTELSGGEGQLVMIARALAQQSRIMIMDEPTTYLDFQNSLTVLEVTRQLAKKRNLSIILATHYLNHAFYFENNGLNTFTAMLDKKSFAIYGRPNKVLTRDNINKIFNIDCKIIDYDSEEIKKQRYIIPIKLSERKEHLIDV from the coding sequence ATGGCAATATTGGAAGTCAAAGAGGCAAGTTTTGGTTATGGGAGAAATATTGTCCTGGAAAATATAAATTTCCAGATGAATGCAGGAGAAGTTATCTGTTTGATTGGTCCCAACGGCTCAGGTAAGACCACTCTCCTGGATTGTATAATGGGAATTTTACCGTTAAGGAGAGGTAAAGTATTTTTACAGGGGAAAAGTATCAGTGATTTAAAAGCCAAAGAAATTGCCCGGATTATTTCTTATGTTCCTCAAATACATAAAAAGACCTTTCCCTATACAGTTGAGGAAATTGTGTTAATGGGTAGAGCCTCTCATATTGGCATGTTTGCTTCTCCCGGTAATGAAGATATTTCCATTGCCCATGAAGCCATTGAGACAGTAGGAATAAAACATTTGCAGCATAGACCATATACTGAACTTAGCGGGGGTGAAGGTCAGCTGGTCATGATTGCCAGGGCACTGGCACAGCAATCCAGGATTATGATTATGGACGAACCAACTACCTATCTGGATTTTCAAAACAGCTTGACAGTCCTGGAGGTAACCAGACAATTAGCAAAAAAGAGAAATTTATCCATTATCCTGGCAACTCATTACCTGAATCATGCTTTTTATTTTGAGAATAATGGCCTAAATACCTTTACAGCCATGTTAGATAAAAAAAGTTTTGCCATATATGGGCGGCCAAATAAGGTGTTAACAAGGGATAATATAAACAAGATATTTAACATAGACTGTAAGATTATTGATTACGATTCAGAGGAGATAAAAAAGCAGAGATACATCATACCTATAAAATTATCAGAAAGAAAGGAGCATTTAATAGATGTTTAA